A genomic stretch from Psilocybe cubensis strain MGC-MH-2018 chromosome 1, whole genome shotgun sequence includes:
- a CDS encoding Mitochondrial inner membrane protease ATP23, whose amino-acid sequence MDDSRKDQDSSASTPQPTSAFERWRRKAMLVTGLGVTEEERLEDIRMHHVRQCESKKEYLINYSPIVVFMLKHLKLSGCEVPPSNILCAPCDQTRSGGFTPDPGAVVLCAGNFYSEQHMESTIAHELMHMYDHCRFKVDWANLRHHACSEIRANNLSGDCRFTRELRRGVVSFSKQHQACVRRRAIESVTANPACPNEAAAERAVNEVWESCFNDTRPFDEIY is encoded by the exons ATGGACGACTCTCGAAAAGACCAAGATTCTTCTGCTTCCACACCCCAACCCACCAGCGCTTTTGAGAGATGGCGCAGAAAAGCTATGCTTGTCACCGGTCTCGGGGTGACTGAGGAAGAACGACTTGAGGATATTCGCATGCATCATGTCAGGCAATGTGAGAGCAAGAAGGAGTACCTCATAAATTACA GCCCAATTGTTGTATTTATGCTCAAGCATCTGAAGCTTTCTGGCTGTGAAGTACCTCCATCTAATATCCTATGTGCACCTTGTGATCAGACGCGGTCGGGAGGCTTCACGCCCGATCCTGGTGCTGTGGTACTCTGCGCTGGCAACTTCTACAGCGAACAGCATATGGAAAGCACCATTGCCCATGAGTTGATGCACATGTACGACCATTGCCGTTTCAAAGTAGACTGGGCGAACTTGCGCCATCACGCCTGTAGCGAG ATTCGGGCGAACAATCTCAGCGGTGACTGTCGCTTTACGCGCGAGTTACGTCGCGGCGTCGTGTCGTTCTCAAAACAGCACCAG GCTTGCGTACGGCGGCGAGCCATTGAATCTGTGACAGCGAACCCAGCATGCCCTAATGAAGCGGCAGCAGAGCGTGCAGTCAACGAGGTTTGGGAAAGCTGTTTCAACGATACCCGGCCGTTTGACGAG ATCTACTGA
- a CDS encoding Mevalonyl-coenzyme A hydratase sidH: MPTKPSPTVTRKQKLQPPAHSHEINVSILENNRVLLVSFNRPKALNAMTPQMADDLKRVLDWFEEEPELWVVIVTGEGRLFCAGADLKAWNTDQQNGKTSEQEGVIALVHGFGSISRRQSNKPIIAAVNGGAYGGGLEMVLNCDIVLASEGAKFALPEVKRGVVAIQGGIPRLAQIAGHQLASELLLLGKTIDASEAQSRFGFVNKIVPPSELIPAAIDIAQQIIANSPDAVQSTKHGLLLAQHMNVSESFLTHTWSAHSKRVYKGDNIKEGLKAFAEKRTPVWTSPKL; encoded by the exons ATGCCCACCAAGCCAAGCCCTACCGTAACCCGCAAGCAGAAGCTCCAACCACCAGCACATTCGCACGAAATCAACGTCTCGATCCTCGAAAACAACCGCGTGCTGCTCGTGAGCTTTAACCGCCCCAAGGCGCTCAATGCCATGACGCCGCAGATGGCGGACGATCTGAAGAGGGTGTTGGATTGGTTTGAGGAGGAGCCGGAGTTGTG GGTCGTCATAGTGACTGGAGAAGGCCGGCTCTTCTGCGCAGGCGCCGACTTGAAAGC ATGGAACACCGACCAGCAAAACGGCAAGACCTCCGAACAAGAGGGCGTCATCGCGCTCGTGCACGGTTTCGGCTCCATCTCGCGCCGACAGTCCAACAAGCCCATTATCGCAGCCGTCAACGGCGGCGCGTACGGCGGTGGGCTGGAGATGGTGCTTAATTGCGATATTGTGCTTGCGAGTGAGGGCGCCAAGTTTGCGTTGCCGGAGGTTAAGCGCGGGGTTGTTGCGATTCAGGGCG GTATACCCCGCCTAGCTCAAATTGCAGGACACCAG CTGGCCTCGGAACTGCTCCTGTTGGGCAAGACAAtagatgcctctgaggcgCAGAGTCGTTTCGGGTT CGTCAACAAAATTGTCCCACCATCCGAATTAATCCCTGCCGCCATCGACATAGCGCAGCAGATCATCGCAAACTCGCCGGACGCGGTACAGTCGACGAAGCATGGGCTCCTCCTCGCGCAGCATATGAACGTCTCCGAGAGCTTTTTGACGCACACATGGAGCGCCCATAGTAAGCGCGTATATAAGGGGGATAACATCAAA GAGGGGTTGAAAGCGTTTGCGGAG AAACGCACACCTGTTTGGACGAGTCCCAAGCTCTGA